The Temnothorax longispinosus isolate EJ_2023e chromosome 12, Tlon_JGU_v1, whole genome shotgun sequence genome includes a window with the following:
- the LOC139822998 gene encoding eEF1A lysine and N-terminal methyltransferase homolog, protein MNLLPKTHEEFSHAEYWNTFFKKRGKKAFEWYGEYPELCEILVKYIKMKDDILIVGCGNSTLSMSLYDVGYRNIINIDISHIVIKQMRDINNGTRPDLIYEHMDATQMTYPDEKFSVVLDKGTLDALMPDTKETTISIIDRYFKEITRVLRNGGRYICISLLQEHILRKLLSYFPASGFMFRIVRCHEAESKARVEEGTSVPVFVIVATKFTKLSQTVLEIALVDGPPERVSTTDDIVSVILSVQQSALVCNSLYKRSVADVGEVSLDLHRPGDKHPRYTVYVLDQPRTRTRTYAAFIVPQGKETDWLFSTKEGRQQVLKSAQRDRLAIVTLRREHKFESWDTVKAELEDCVRNLAPAGLCGKNDIPFLSLGSDVGVRNVCYEGKSDISGPFVIEEVEKDGHEFRRLLFLNNPYVIQSEARLKEAKSRRGKTKKIADPGFLACEHHIHMSAGVNAVIDTKEQEEIMIVGLGGGSLCMFLHQCFPKLKITAVEIDSAMLKVATEYFNLVLDERMKVEIADGIRYIKNVAASETKYKAILFDIDSKDTTIGMSCPPKQFLEMSVLKAVAACLTKNGLFILNLVSRDKNLKEKAKDDLKSVFQSVTCHAIQDEINEIVMCFVEKHNPKELKNRLRLAVVDLNKQATARKLSSFKESFDVSTFLESLSVES, encoded by the exons atgaatctCCTCCCGAAAACACACGAGGAATTCAGTCACGCGGAATACTGGAACACGTTCTTTAAAAAGCGTGGCAAGAAAGCGTTCGAATG GTACGGTGAATATCCAGAATTATGCGAAATACTtgtgaaatatatcaaaatgaaGGATGATATTCTGATCGTTGGTTGTGGAAATTCTACGTTAAGCATGTCTTTGTACGACGTTGGCTACAG aaatatcattaatatcgatatatcACATATTGTCATAAAACAAATGCGCGATATAAATAATGGTACGAGACCGGATCTGATATACGAACATATGGATGCCACGCAAATGACATATCCTGATGAGAAATTTAGCGTGGTTCTCGACAAAGGTACGCTAGATGCTCTAATGCCAGATACCAAAGAGACAACGATATCTATAATTGATAGATATTTCAAG gaaATCACACGAGTGTTACGGAATGGAGGCAGGTACATTTGCATATCATTGCTACAAGAGCACATTCTGCGCAAGCTTTTGTCATACTTTCCTGCTTCGGGTTTCATGTTCCGCATAGTACGATGCCACGAGGCCGAGTCGAAAGCACGTGTGGAGGAAGGCACTTCAGTCCCAGTCTTCGTGATTGTTGCTACAAAATTCACCAAGTTATCCCAGACC GTTCTCGAGATAGCTCTGGTCGATGGTCCACCTGAGCGAGTGTCTACAACGGATGACATTGTATCCGTAATATTGTCTGTACAACAATCGGCATTGGTGTGCAATAGTCTTTATAAGAGAAGCGTCGCCGATGTGGGAGAAGTATCGTTGGATTTACATCGTCCGGGTGATAAGCATCCACGATACACCGTCTACGTTCTCGATCAACCGCGCACACGGACAAGGACATACGCGGCTTTCATTGTCCCGCAAGGAAA AGAAACGGATTGGTTGTTCAGTACAAAAGAAGGACGACAGCAGGTTCTGAAGAGCGCGCAGCGAGATAGACTCGCCATTGTCACCTTACGCAGAGAACACAAATTTGAAAGTTGGGATACTGTGAAAGCAGAGTTAGAAGATTGCGTTCGGAATTTAGCACCGGCTGGCTTGTGCGGCAAGAATGATATTCCCTTCTTGTCTTTGGGTTCTGATGTTGGCGTTCGAAACGTTTGCTACGAAGGAAAGAGCGATATCAGCGGGCCGTTTGTTATCGAAGAAGTGGAGAAGGATGGCCACGAGTTCAGGCGACTCTTGTTCTTGAACAATCCATATGTCATTCAGAGTGAAGCCAGACTGAAGGAAG caaAATCTAGACGTGgcaaaacgaagaaaattgcCGATCCCGGATTCTTAGCTTGTGAACATCATATACATATGAGCGCTGGCGTAAATGCGGTAATTGATACGAAGGAACAGGAAGAAATTATGATTGTAGGACTTGGAGGTGGTAGTCTTTGCATGTTCTTACATCAATGTTTTCCCAAA ttaAAAATTACTGCAGTCGAAATTGACAGTGCAATGCTAAAAGTGGCTACCGAATACTTCAATCTCGTTCTTGATGAGCGAATGAAAGTGGAGATCGCGGATGGAAttcgatatattaaaaacgttGCAGCATCCGAGACGAAGTATAAGGCGATACTTTTTGATATTGATAGCAAAGACACTACTATTGGAATGAGTTGTCCGCCGAAACAATTTCTCGAAATGTCAGTACTGAAAGCAGTCGCGGCGTGTTTAACGAAGAACGGTCTTTTTATCTTGAATTTAGTCagtagagataaaaatttgaaagagaaAGCTAAGGATGATCTGAAATCGGTATTCCAGTCGGTCACTTGCCATGCTATTCAAGATGAAATAAACGAAATCGTTATGTGTTTTGTCGAAAAACACAACCCGAAAGAATTGAAAAACAGACTTAGACTCGCCGTCGTTGACTTGAACAAGCAAGCGACTGCAAGAAAATTATCCTCTTTCAAGGAATCATTTGATGTCTCTACATTTTTAGAAAGTTTATCTGTGGAATCCTAA